Genomic window (Drosophila albomicans strain 15112-1751.03 chromosome X, ASM965048v2, whole genome shotgun sequence):
TTCAAATTGGCTCGCTTTGCTGTCGATTTCCAGTCGGCATGTGCATAGAACTCCCGGAAATGGGGCGATACCAAAGTATCTTCAGGCAGCGTCTTGTACACTGGCTCACCATACCAGGTGCCCACCTATggaaaacataaacatatcattagttatttttatgaaattcaataatattttgagatgTTTTTTACCTCCCAGCCGGGGACGTTCTTCATGAGGTCGGCTTCCTCGTCACGATTGCGACGCAATTGACGCAAAAATTCGCGATCACGCTCTGCAATCAGCAGCGGGAAAATCACATTTTCGGCCGAACGCATTTCAATCTCATCGCGTTTCACCTTTTTGGCTGTCAAATAATAGATGCCCAAGCCGCCAATGGTGGCCACCAGATAGGTGCCAATCATGGAAAAGCCtacaaatcataaaaaacaCTTGGTTAAATAAGGATTATAGCTTGCTTTGGATCGATTTACCAGTGAAGTAACTTTTGGGTGGCACACGAGCAAAGGGAATCTTCTTGTAGCCACCGGGTGGTGGTAAATCCTGTTTAGGGGGCACATGCGGCACGGCCGTCGCCATCTTGGCTGCTGCAATAGCATTAATAAGTAATGTTTACGTTTggaacatttgcattttgatacTTACGCTTTGTTATTATCGAGAAAATTGAGGAAATTTGCCAGTCAAAAATTCACGACGACTTTTGCATAACACACAGCGCGCAGTGTGGCCAAAGTtgataaactaaaaaaataccaaatagcAATGcacaatatattaattgtatatgtatggATTTAACCGTAATGCAATGCCAACTACGTCCATtgctattatttattgttaatttcataattcatGTACTCATAATAGCATTTTGCTAAGTTGTcacatataaaatactaaaatactgcAAGTGCAATTGCCAAGTAATTAGAAAATCTGGCAGCTTGAACAGCTGACAGTAGGCATTGTAAATCAACCAATTTTATTTGGAAAAAAGAACATTAACCAGCATCGAAcatattttttcctttttattacTACAATTCAAAGTCGATACATCATCTACACAAAAAATGgctttattaaacaaattcctAGCTCAATCACATGTGCGTACATTATTTACTAgtcgcaacaacaattttaaggATTCGGCAGCCTGTGGTAATTTACTTAAGGAGATTAAGACAAGTGCGAACGCTGCAGAGCTAGCAGTTACTATAGAGGAACAATCAAACGTTGAAGATGCAAATTTAATACAGGTGAgctaatatttaatattatttatttaaaaattaccaATGCGCggcaaaaaatgcaaagcagcTGGAATCAGCTGTTTTCTGCGTAGGTGGCAGTAGTTTTTAGTCGGTTTAGTATTTATAACGTTATCGATAAGCGgcatcttatttatttatgaaatcaGAATTTGCAGACTTATTGCGTTTAGATGCGTCAGCAGTATTAAATTGTAGCTAAACTAAGCATTCCGCTTTAGCAATTTATTCATAGTTGTTTGTCTTGAGTTGCAGTTTCTTATCGAGGTTTGTGTGggagaactatcgataaatTGGCAGCGACAACAATCGGTGGTGGGCACAAATTGAAtgccaaaaccaaaccaaccAACCCAACCATTCGAATTCgaataatattttaacattcagtttcagttgccgCGCAGCTGCCGTAAAAGAAGGGAGAGTAGGAAACAGTTTTTCGCTCGCCAAAAACGACAGAAAAAACGCCACaagaaaaagaatatttccaacaaaaaaaatccatTGGGGAAAgcaatttttttctgtgtgtgtacgtgtgtttAGTGTGTTTCCAAACTCAGTTTTGTGTTGATCTCGAGCGCAAAATCATTTAGCcgaaattaacataaatcaTGTCGTTCTATCGCATTTCTGCACGTAAAATTGCCGAAGCACAGGTGAGTTAACTTATTTACGCTTTCCTTTcccttacttttttttttttttttggtgccaCTATTGTATAAAATGCGAGCCTTTTTGTTAATAGTGAGAGAGTGGGACAGTCCGAAAATTGCGCCCAAaagtgtagttgttgttattgcaaaaGGATCCTCAAGGCAAAACCAAGCGTGGcttgccaacacacacacacacacacacacacatacagctctctctctctttgctaaGTACGTgtttaatgtgtgtgtattagtgtTAGCAAGGGCAACGTcacgccaaaaaaaaaacagccaTGTGCTtgcgattaaaaaaaaacagcgcaaatgatgaattaatttttgtttcttttttttttttgaattatgtGTTGTGATAAGTGTAAAGTAAAATCCTGTTGAgaacaaatacatacacaaagcattacacacacacacacaaaatacatacacaaatacatatatgtgtgtttgtatctttttttGGTAACATTTGCGCTATGTGCTAATTTTCTCGTGATTACATAATCGGGGCgcaacatttttcactttgcCTCAAAATAGCGaatctttataaaaataaaaatctcatATAGAAGACGCAGACGCAGAAAAGCAACATCAacgttttagttttttcttctttttccattttttctttttttggctttgcgACAAGAAGAGTTTAATGAACTTCCCACTTTTGTGCTGTGCATCTGCTTCAAAATGTCATTTGCATAACTTCCATTCgacagttgttgtttttgttgtccaTTTCGCTTACAACAAAATACCACGCGGCCTTTTTAATTCTTGTAAtcttacaacaacaaaactactACGAGTCTACTACGATGCTCTCAcggagagcaagagagagcaCGCTTAAGAGAGCGCAATTGTTTGAGCGCGAGAGAGAACGCACAGGTAAAATATACACAGCAAGCCGTTTATTGTGCTCTCTCTATCGCGCGCATTTTGTTtcacttacaaaaaaaaagaagcgcgTCAcgtgtcgttgttgctgctgatgttgctggcCAAAAGTGTTGTTgcatcttttgttgttgtgctgttgcaaAGATTGTCCGTCGAATGACCTtaaagcaagcaaagcaaatagcCCGCTGCCGCCCACCCGGCAATGCTAAGAAATGCcacgtatacacacacatgcataccaAGTATATGCTtagtgtgtgtgcctgtgttaTGTAacttggtaaaaaaaaaaaaaaaaacaaacaatcgGTGCAAAGGCACTTGGCAAAATGTTAATCGATAAATCAatagacacacatacacacacacacgcccacaTGTATGGCGGCTTACAGGACGAGCCTCCTTTTGAAGCGGCATTTTCGTCGTCATATGACGCGAGAGCGACTGCGTGCAGAGAGCCCaaagagacggagagagagagagagtgagcgtGAATGTGACGCAAACAGATTTTCGATGCGTAATACTATAAAGTTAAATAAtctatttgaaaatgttatgCATACGCttatgttgttcttgttgttattattattattgtggtaCATTTGGCATGGCGCCAAAACGCGCAGCCACCACAGACGGCGACAAACGTCCTTCACTGATTTGTTACGATACACTCTcgctcattctctctctctctttgctaaAAATATCGTAAGAGGGCAAATTTTGATAAAAGGGCTTGTTCGATATTTTATGCATTCTCTCTTCCGGTCTCGAGTgcaatatgtgtatgtgtgtgtgtatgtgaaatgccaactaaatataccgaacaacAAAACAGTAGCGCACGCAAAGCCTTTTGACGTTCAACCAAACTTAATAACACACACGCGAAATTTTTTATCGCCCCGCCGCTAATACGTCACGATACGTGACCAATGCTTACGTAAAAGTTTCGCTCGCCCATTAAAACGGGACGCACATCAGCGTATTGTCTGTCTGCCcttttggcaacaacaacgctggcatgcatgtgtgtgtttgtgtgtgtgtgtgggggtgGGTGAATGAGAGCGAATGTGCAAAACAGCTGATCAAACGAAAACGATTGCATAACAGCGACGAGAAGAGCTCATCTCTTTTTGCTTTAAGACGATTGcgattaatttttgttatcgAATCTTAAATTTGACCATTATCGATTGTGCTGTATAAGCATTATATGCCTCTTAactctatgtgtatgtgtgtgtgtatggggcCACGTATTATTGCattggcatttaatttatgggTTCGCCTTTCTAATCATTAGATTAGTGGAGTGGTGTGAAGCTCGTGCCAATCTCTCaagtagcagcaacaatttatatatgcaccatattttttgtcgttttgAATAATATCTCGTTCGCGTTCTCGTTGCCTCGCCCCCACTTAtgcgattattattatgaggGGTTCGTTCAAAATTCCGCACGTTTATGTGCTGGGTAATGGTAGTTGATAAGTGATAACAACGCAACCTGGTGAAATAATGCCGTCATGGAAACTTTAAAAGTGTCAAGATAAAGCCTGTGATAAGGCGCCAccacatacataaattgttGCAAGATTTTAATGATCATGTGATGCAACACATTTTTGAGAAATTCTCACTCATTTCAACTACAATCTcttactctcactctctctctctctctctttctctgtgtgtcttTGTGTCAATTGAAAAGTATAGagacatttacatttttgtcgCAAGTGGCGATTCGCTACTATATAGTATGAGGGCTTAACTGATAAGCATGACAAATTTGTTGTACGGGGCACATGATCGAGAGatcgaaatcgaaatacaaaaaaaaaaagcgaactGAGAGAGCTGCTGATAGCAAAAggaaatagaaaaattaaataatgcgaAAATAGAACCTTCCCCCCTGTAGAACCTccccacaacaaaaaacttcaTCGCTCGAGCGTAAAGTGCTAATTTAATTAGGGAGGTGGGGGCTCTCGATAAACCCCTTTCAATATAAGTCGCACAATTTTTATGATCCctcaacacacaacacacgcagttcaaatatttacatagcTTGCCTTGCTAatgaagacgacgacgacaacaaacaacagcctAGAAATGCAtaacagaacaaaaaaagttgcaaaacaaaaaaaataaaatatacgtGGCTAATTAGCTTAGATATGTTAGAGCGAAAAGCTCGCATGATTGATGCGTATACAATTGATCGATTGATCATGATTGACAACGTAATAAATTCAAAGATTAATGATaatatttctgtttgttttgttataaattgttGGAGAGTtggaaacaaaacaaataatacatatttacgaacaatatttgcaatatttacgaacaataaatttttatttgctat
Coding sequences:
- the LOC117564841 gene encoding NADH dehydrogenase [ubiquinone] 1 alpha subcomplex subunit 13; its protein translation is MATAVPHVPPKQDLPPPGGYKKIPFARVPPKSYFTGFSMIGTYLVATIGGLGIYYLTAKKVKRDEIEMRSAENVIFPLLIAERDREFLRQLRRNRDEEADLMKNVPGWEVGTWYGEPVYKTLPEDTLVSPHFREFYAHADWKSTAKRANLKLWS